In Cryptomeria japonica chromosome 10, Sugi_1.0, whole genome shotgun sequence, a genomic segment contains:
- the LOC131039291 gene encoding nuclear transcription factor Y subunit C-2 isoform X1, with protein sequence MDHQLTKLPQVGYGTNPYRATSMMPFAASTQVYCQQLQAFWTNQMQEVERTVDFKAHSLPLARIKKIMKADEDVKMISAEAPVVFAKACEMFILELTLRSWMHTEENKRRTLQKNDIAAAIGRTDIFDFLVDIVPRDEFKDDSALVIPRASAMPLVGSTSAVDNVPMASSYYYVSQPSPSVAMSGGYMSPPLPLPQQVWPKAPGPPPPHTST encoded by the coding sequence ATGGATCATCAGCTTACAAAACTACCTCAAGTAGGTTATGGCACAAATCCATACAGGGCAACCTCCATGATGCCTTTTGCTGCTTCTACGCAAGTTTACTGTCAGCAGCTTCAGGCATTCTGGACGAACCAGATGCAGGAAGTTGAGCGGACAGTGGATTTCAAGGCTCATAGCCTGCCTCTGGCAAGAATCAAGAAAATCATGAAGGCAGATGAGGATGTGAAGATGATCTCTGCAGAGGCTCCAGTGGTATTTGCCAAGGCCTGTGAGATGTTCATTCTAGAGCTCACTCTGAGGTCATGGATGCACACAGAGGAGAACAAGAGGAGAACTCTGCAGAAGAATGACATTGCTGCAGCCATTGGTAGGACTGATATATTTGATTTCCTCGTTGATATTGTACCTAGAGATGAGTTTAAGGATGATAGTGCGCTGGTCATCCCAAGAGCCTCAGCAATGCCTCTTGTGGGTTCCACTTCTGCTGTTGATAATGTGCCCATGGCGTCATCATACTATTATGTTTCACAACCATCCCCTTCTGTGGCCATGAGTGGTGGTTATATGTCTCCTCCCCTTCCTCTTCCTCAGCAAGTTTGGCCTAAGGCACCTGGACCTCCTCCTCCCCATACTAGCACATAA
- the LOC131039291 gene encoding nuclear transcription factor Y subunit C-1 isoform X2, translated as MMPFAASTQVYCQQLQAFWTNQMQEVERTVDFKAHSLPLARIKKIMKADEDVKMISAEAPVVFAKACEMFILELTLRSWMHTEENKRRTLQKNDIAAAIGRTDIFDFLVDIVPRDEFKDDSALVIPRASAMPLVGSTSAVDNVPMASSYYYVSQPSPSVAMSGGYMSPPLPLPQQVWPKAPGPPPPHTST; from the coding sequence ATGATGCCTTTTGCTGCTTCTACGCAAGTTTACTGTCAGCAGCTTCAGGCATTCTGGACGAACCAGATGCAGGAAGTTGAGCGGACAGTGGATTTCAAGGCTCATAGCCTGCCTCTGGCAAGAATCAAGAAAATCATGAAGGCAGATGAGGATGTGAAGATGATCTCTGCAGAGGCTCCAGTGGTATTTGCCAAGGCCTGTGAGATGTTCATTCTAGAGCTCACTCTGAGGTCATGGATGCACACAGAGGAGAACAAGAGGAGAACTCTGCAGAAGAATGACATTGCTGCAGCCATTGGTAGGACTGATATATTTGATTTCCTCGTTGATATTGTACCTAGAGATGAGTTTAAGGATGATAGTGCGCTGGTCATCCCAAGAGCCTCAGCAATGCCTCTTGTGGGTTCCACTTCTGCTGTTGATAATGTGCCCATGGCGTCATCATACTATTATGTTTCACAACCATCCCCTTCTGTGGCCATGAGTGGTGGTTATATGTCTCCTCCCCTTCCTCTTCCTCAGCAAGTTTGGCCTAAGGCACCTGGACCTCCTCCTCCCCATACTAGCACATAA